A segment of the Macrobrachium rosenbergii isolate ZJJX-2024 chromosome 40, ASM4041242v1, whole genome shotgun sequence genome:
CAATCAGTTATATTTGTTATCGAGACGAGAAAAACACTGATTTCGCTGAAGTTTTAGATTATATCTGGCACCGCAAAATTTTTCTGGTGTGATTTTGtcttatatgtatattaagaCTTGATCCAGTCTGTGGAAGAGTAAATGGATTTAAAATATTCTTACTTAAATATCTATCTTTCCCAGCCACTCAATCACATTCACCACCCTCCCGAAGTATCTCACTCATAATCCCTTCAGATTTTTGTGCCTTTTCActcttcattcttttaattatcCTTGTAATGTCCTCAATAGACCCTTGCACAAGGATCCTCCAACTTACATTAACCCCATTCACTCTTGCATCAGACAACTCTGCCCTTCGTCTCTTCCACGTTAAACAAATCCTCTGGAAATTCACTCTATAAACTCGGCATTAATGTAGAAGGAAAgctattgaactctctctctctctctctctctctctctctctctctctctctctctctctctctctctctcaacatttcaaACCACATCTTGTCTCGTTCACTGGAATCACGCTCCCTCTTTCTTGACCTATGATATGAActgtcaggtctctctctctctctctctctctctctctctctctctctctctctctctctctctctcttaacattccAAGccacctctttctttctcttatgaATCACGAgctcctctttctccctttcttgaCCTATGACATGAACTGCCAGGTATCTCTCTTTATCTCCCGTttactgccctctctctctctctctctctctctctctctctctctctctctctctctctctctctctctctctcagcatccaagccacttatttctctctctctctctctctctcttactatgtTAAGCCTCTTGAACTGtcaggtatttctctctctctctctctctctctctctctctctctctctctctctctctctctctctctctctctctctccattccaagTCACATCTTTCTCGCTCTCACTGTATCAAACCTCGTGAACTgccaggtatctctctctctctctctctctctctctctctctctctctctctctctctctctctctctctctctctctctctctctctctctctctacattccaaGCCACATCTTTCTAACTCTCACTGTATCAAGCCTCGTGAACtgccaggtctctctctctctctctctctctctctctctctctctctctcactgaatcacgcccctcccttcctccctccgtGAACCTTCGACGCCATCTAGCGAGGAGAAAAAGCAAAGAATCGACCCTTGGAAGGATCGAAAAACACCTGTAGCCTCTGGACACACCGCGACGTCCGTATGGATACGAATCGTCCCGCGTGCTCCACCTGACACAAAGATAGACGAATCGTCCCCCTGATATAATTTGCTTAGCCAACTTTTGAGACATAGATTGCGAGATAAACTTTACAGCTTTGCTCGTcttccattagtttttttttgtatctttatttttgtattttttctcctaCTCTGGTGATTATAAGAATCTCATCTAATTATACAAGATTCGCTTTGGGCGCCATCGAGCTTTCCAGGTCGTGATTCGATTATTCCCCTCCGTCTGTAATTACTTAATCCGATAGattggaattccttttttttccgttttggaTCAGTCTCCTCCCCTGAttcgttttctttcgttttttttttttttttttgtcgtttaccgtttgcgtttgtttttttttaatcaaagtttaTTTTCGGAGGTTTGTTAGATTGGATTCTGTCAGGTTGTTTAGTCCGTCCGTTTGTCTCTGTCTCTGGTGGacggggacacacacacacacacacacacacacatatatatatatatatatatatatatatatatatatatatatatatatatatatgtatgtatgtatgtatatatgtgtgtgtgtgtatgtatatatatatatatatatatatatatatatatatatatatatatatatatatatatatatatatttatatattatatatataatatataaatatttatatatatatatatatatatatatatatatatatatatatatatatacacactgcacTTTTGTTTTTCCAATCGATTAAGTTGCATAAAATCTTTTTACATTCCTACATTTacgaagaaataaacattttaatacctgaaagtaaattaaaaaaaaaaaaagtaatagctGATAATTTAGTTGAAATCAGTTAATAACGTATCTtccgctgtaaaaaaaaattctttataatattGCCAAAGTTGCCAAAATGTTTATGCAAGAATAAACTCCAGGAAAATGTACCATTAAATATTTCTCAAAGACTACGCGAAatctttaactttatatatatatatatatatatattccggaaATCCATTTACCCAAAACTTACCGACATGAAGAATTCACAAACATTACGTCGGAGTCTAAACACTTTGCTGTTCCGTTGCTGTAAATATTTGCCGTTGCAATTTAATGAAAACCACAACATTTCGCAACACAATAACTCTGAAAGCTTTTTCAAACCAACTTGGAGAAGTGGCAAATAAAGAATCGGGATTTAAAACCAAGTTGCACGCTATCTAGCGCTTACTAAGATCAGTTCAGTGGAAATAACTTCTGGTGTATAAAGCCTGCGGTAAACAACAGTGATTTTATGGACTAAGTAAACAGTTCCTCGTAAATAAGTGCCTTTAGTTTTAACTCTCTGTGTTCTGATGTTGGACTTTCTAATTACAGGTGTTCAGGGGAAGGTGCTCGATACAGTTACAGAGGTGTTTCTGTAAACGTTTTCGTGGAATGCTTTACACTCTGTACCCTCGTTCGCAGCCAGGTGTGGTATACCAGTATTCAGGTATGGTGTCAATATctatgttgctttttttttttagaaaagtatttttgttaGATTCTTTCTTTTCCTGGACGTAAGGAActataggtattttttttattaatttctttaatgagGTATGTTAAGGGtatctggctatctatctatctatctttctatctatctatctatctatctatctatctatctatctatctatctatctatctatctacctacctgtatgtatataaatgcacacacttatatagatatatatgtatttacatatatatatacacatatatagatatatgtatatatatacagtatatatatatatatatatatatatatatatatatatatatatatatatatatatatatatatatatatataattatgtatataacctAATCCTCAAGTTTATAAGTATACCTAATAGGTAAgaaattcttctccaaacaatactctaataaaaaaagataatttactcacatttatcTTAAACTCATTAGTTTCACACTAAACAGACTTCCATAAGTcgttcaaataaataaagattaacgAAGCGCAAATGACAGATGCTTTTATAATCACGAATAACATCAGGAAAGtcagcctcccctcccccttcccttaaattaacaattaaatttCCATGATATCatgactgaaaattaatttcccaAAAATGCAGTAGCCTGTGGGATAATCTAAATACAGGTATTAGCTAATTAGTGTTGAATTGCttttttaattgagagagagagagagagagagagagagagagagagagaaagagagaggggggaagattGAGGGAGGAGTGAGAGGGGAGGTAGGAGAATAGAAGGGGTGAGATGGGGGGTAGAAGAATAGGAGAATAGGGGTGAGAGGGGGAGGTAGGAGAAAGGAAGGGGTGAGAGGGGAGGTAGGAGAAAGGAAGGGGTGAGAGGGGGGAGGTAGGAGAAAGGAAGGAGTGAGAGGGGGGAGTTAGGAGAAAGGAAGGGGTGAGAGGGGGGAGGCAGGAGAATGAAGTGGTGAGAGGGGGAGGCAGGAGAATGAAGTGGTGAGAGGGGGAGGTAGAAGAATAGGGGTGATAGGGGGAGGTAGAAGAATAGGGGTGAGAGGGGGAAGTAGAAGAATAGGGGTGAGAGGGAGAGGTAGGAGAATGAAAGGGGTGAGATGGGGGTAGAAGAATAGGGGTGAGATGGGGAGGTAGAAGAATGGCAATGAGAGGGAGAGGTAGGAGAATGGAAGGGGGTGAGATGGGGGTAGAAGAATGGGCGTGAGGGGGTAGGAGAACGGAAGGGGTGAGATGGGGGGTAGAAGAACAGGGGTAAGAGGGGAGGTAGAAGAATAGTGGGGAGGGTGAACTGAACCATTCTGTGTTCCTGAACCCTTGGTGAGCTCTTCCCTGTGATATAAGTTTAAGCCAcaatatgcataattatattaattgtgGATGGTGTGACGTTTCACTGAATTAATAACAGTAtcggtaatgtgtgtgtgtgtatatatatatatatatatatatatatatatatatatatatatatatatatatatatatatatatatagaaatcatcaacacacaatcacgtgtggaacagaaataaatttctgactcacgtcgggatcgaacccaggtctctcaggtggaaagcaagggcgttacccactgggccatacaagtctaaaagaagttggaacctgagagcaactgcacccaaggacttacctgggcaagctaactgcttgcataccagcgagttttccccaaattcccgactcagcaatgacccaatagacaacatttcattcgaattatcccttctgagtgaataagatagaaatcatcaacacacaatcacgtgtggaacagaaataaatttctgactcacgtcgggatcgaacccaggtctctcaggtggaaagcaagggcgttacccactgggccatacaagtctaaagaagttggaacctgagagcaactgcacccaaggaattacctgggcaagctaactgcttgcataccagcgagttttccccaacttcccgactcagcaatgacccaatagacaacatttcattcgaattatcccttctgagtgaataagatagaaatcatcaacacacaatcacgtgtggaacagaaataaatttctgactcacgtcgggatcgaacccaggtctctcaggtggaaagcaagggcgttacccactgggccatacaagtctaaaagaagttggaacctgagagcaactgcaccaaggaattacctgggcaagctaactgcttgcataccagcgagttttcccaacttcccgactcagcaatgacccaatagacaacatttcattcgaattatcccttctgagtgaataagatagaaatcatcaacacacaatcacgtgtggaacagaaataaatttctgactcacgtcgggatcgaacccaggtctctcaggtggaaagcaagggcgttacccactgggccatacaagtctaaaagaagttggaacctgagagcaactgcacccaaggaattacctgggcaagctaactgcttgcataccagcgagttttcccaacttcccgactcagcaatgacccaatagacaacatttcattcgaattatcccttctgagtgaataagatagaaatcatcaacacacaatcacgtgtggaacagaaataaatttctgactcacgtcgggatcgaacccaggtctctcaggtggaaagcaagggcgttacccactgggccatacaagtctaaaagaagttggaacctgagagcaactgcacccaaggaattacctgggcaagctaactgcttgcataccagcgagttttccccaacttcccgactcagcaatgacccaatagacaacatttcattcgaattatcccttctgagtgaataagatagaaatcatcaacacacaatcacgtgtggaacagaaataaatttctgactcacgtcgggatcgaacccaggtctctcaggtggaaagcaagggcgttacccactgggccatacaagtctaaaagaagttggaacctgagagcaactgcacccaaggaattacctgggcaagctaactgcttgcataccagcgagttttccccaacttcccgactcagcaatgacccaatagacaacatttcattcgaattatcccttctgagtgaataagatagaaatcatcaacacacaatcacgtgtggaacagaaataaatttctgactcacgtcgggatcgaacccaggtctctcaggtggaaagcaagggcgttacccactgggccatacaagtctaaaagaagttggaacctgagagcaactgcacccaaggaattacctgggcaagctaactgcttgcataccagcgagttttccccaacttcccgactcagcaatgacccaatagacaacatttcattcgaattatcccttctgagtgaataagatagaaatcatcaacacacaatcacgtgtggaacagaaataaatttctgactcacgtcgggatcgaacccaggtctctcaggtggaaagcaagggcgttacccactgggccatacaagtctaaaagaagttggaacctgagagcaactgcacccaaggaattacctgggcaagctaactgcttgcataccagcgagttttccccaacttcccgactcagcaatgacccaatagacaacatttcattcgaattatcccttctgagtgaataagatagaaatcatcaacacacaatcacgtgtggaacagaaataaatttctgactcacgtcgggatcgaacccaggtctctcaggtggaaagcaagggcgttacccactgggccatacaagtctaaaagaagttggaacctgagagcaactgcacccaaggaattacctgggcaagctaactgcttgcataccagcgagttttccccaacttcccgactcagcaatgacccaatagacaacatttcattcgaattatcccttctgagtgaataagatagaaatcatcaacacacaatcacgtgtggaacagaaataaatttctgactcacgtcgggatcgaacccaggtctctcaggtggaaagcaagggcgttacccactgggccatacaagtctaaaagaagttggaacctgagagcaactgcacccaaggaattacctgggcaagctaactgcttgcataccagcgagttttccccaacttcccgactcagcaatgacccaatagacaacatttcattcgaattatcccttctgagtgaataagatagaaatcatcaacacacaatcacgtgtggaacagaaataaatttctgactcacgtcgggatcgaacccaggtctctcaggtggaaagcaagggcgttacccactgggccatacaagtctaaaagaagttggaacctgagagcaactgcacccaaggaattacctgggcaagctaactgcttgcataccagcgagttttccccaacttcccgactcagcaatgacccaatagacaacatttcattcgaattatcccttctgagtgaataagatagaaatcatcaacacacaatcacgtgtggaacagaaataaatttctgactcacgtcgggatcgaacccaggtctctcaggtggaaagcaagggcgttacccactgggccatacaagtctaaaagaagttggaacctgagagcaactgcacccaaggaattacctgggcaagctaactgcttgcataccagcgagttttcccaacttcccgactcagcaatgacccaatagacaacatttcattcgaattatcccttctgagtgaataagatagaaatcatcaacacacaatcacgtgtggaacagaaataaatttctgactcacgtcgggatcgaacccaggtctctcaggtggaaagcaagggcgttacccactgggccatacaagtctaaaagaagttggaacctgagagcaactgcacccaaggaattacctgggcaagctaactgcttgcataccagcgagttttccccaacttcccgactcagcaatgacccaatagacaacatttcattcgaattatcccttctgagtgaataagatagaaatcatcaacacacaatcacgtgtggaacagaaataaatttctgactcacgtcgggatcgaacccaggtctctcaggtggaaagcaagggcgttacccactgggccatacaagtctaaaagaagttggaacctgagagcaactgcacccaaggaattacctgggcaagctaactgcttgcataccagcgagttttccccaacttcctgactcagcaatgacccaatagacaacatttcattcgaattatccttctgagtgaataagatagaaatcatcaacacacaatcacgtgtggaacagaaataaatttctgactcacgtcgggatcgaacccaggtctctcaggtggaaagcaagggcgttacccactgggccatacaagtctaaaagaagttggaacctgagagcaactgcacccaaggaattacctgggcaagctaactgcttgcataccagcgagttttccccaacttcccgactcagcaatgacccaatagacaacatttcattcgaattatcccttctgagtgaataagatagaaatcatcaacacacaatcacgtgtggaacagaaataaatttctgactcacgtcgggatcgaacccaggtctctcaggtaattccttgggtgcagttgctctcaggttccaacttcttttagacttgtatggcccagtgggtaacgcccttgctttccacctgagagacctgggttcgatcccgacgtgagtcagaaatttatatatatatatatatatatatatatatatacagtatataagaaaatggtaaaaaaaccgTTCAATTGAAAACTAAACTACAGATCCTATCAAATATCAGTTCCCTTAAACGACGTTAAAAAATGAACTTAGTTCTGAGAATAGGCGGGAAtagaaaagataatgaaatattcaaacaacggaaaaatggaaagagagagagagttcaaaaggTAAAGAACTGTCCGTTGAGTAGATGAAGTGAATGTAATGGGACcgaaagtcctctctctctctctctctctctctctctctctctctctctctctctctctctctctctctctctctctgtccgtctttAAACGCCATGCCCCTTCTCTGTTATGTCTTAATGAGTTTTGGATTTTATGGCTTTCAAtaatcaattaattttctttgatgcTTTCTCTCCAAGCCTTTCAGTCATTACGAATatccataaactctctctctctctctctctctctctctctctctctctctctctctctctctctcaggatttgcTCTTTGAGGttagtaaaacttaaaaaaaaaaaaactggactttTAACTCGCTCAGATTTCAAGGTGATCTCAGATAGATTTCCCAAGTGATGTTTGACAAAAGgtttcctacataaaaaaaaactgacgaaaaAGAAcggaacttttttttactttccttctttgGCACCGGCTTCaatggggagtttttttttcctttggtctTCCGTATTAAGTCACGAGATTTTCaatgtttatatagtttttttaacataaaaggcGTTTCCTGTAACAAGGGTTGGCTACAAATTAAAGAATGGGTAGTGGTTACTGCCGCATTCACATTGAAAATGCTGAACTGGGGAATATTTCTCTAAGCAGTAATCATCAACAACTGTTGCGTATTCATTCACCGAAATAGGAGGCTCACCAACAGTGCGTTGAACCCCCCTACACACAGTGTCGTTTCTCTCTTCTTcactacctctttcattccatctatCCATCTCATACCATGTTTTCCCCTCCTACCTGGTAACACTTTcgagtttatattattttcaccAGCCTGTCATCTCccaatctttccacatgactaaaccatctcaaaactcactttctttcctctcttgcaaAATCTTTTAAGATATTTCACTAATTAATCTCCGCTTATCTTCAGTATCCTAAGCCAGTACCTAGTTGTCTTAAACATCAGTCATTCCACAATCCATTTACAACCCATCTTAAACAACAATCTAGCACATACTTCTATTatcttttctctgacttctcataTAACTCCATCCATAAAAGGTATTAAGAAGCCTTAAAGAGTATAAAACATCATTGTCTCTTCTCCAACTtaacatcaaaccagtcactcaccttCCGTCATAAAATCTTTTTTACCGCCCTCACCAATTTACCTTCTTTAACTCTTcgtcattttatatcttttttttattttttagaaatagaGTCAAATTGACAAAAGTGCAAGAGAAAACTCTTTGTTGGGATTTGATAGGTTACTGAGAAGCTGagattcttcattatttttttttttaacttaccttTACATAGGTATCtaaaaattattccaaatattcCAGAATGCTGAAATTTGAAAAGATtttcattaaactctctctctctctctctctctctctctctctctctctctctctctctctctctctctctctctttacgtaccGAGTCGTACTGCGAATCCGTGCTTTCATGGCGTTTGTGAATTTTTACCTCAGAGAAGATTAAAGTTGGGCAGacgcaaagataaaaaaaaaaaattaaaaatctaggCGAATTCATGATGCAAAAAAGTAAGTTCCAGGTAGGAATGAGAAGCTGAATATGCAATTCAGGTCGAAACGTC
Coding sequences within it:
- the LOC136826334 gene encoding probable serine/threonine-protein kinase irlD — translated: MGEDPITGLPREHMGKEPITGLLREHMGKDPITGFLREPMGKDPITGLLREPIGKDPITGLLREPIGKDPMTGLLREPIGKDPMTGHNIRPFDPLLKGYLLKKKKKKKKKKKKKKKKKKKKKKKKKEEEEELTKGSGTQNGSVHPPHYSSTSPLTPVLLPPISPLPFSYPLTPILLPPSHPLPFSYLSLSLPFFYLPISPLFFYPHLTPFILLPLPLTPILLLPPLTPILLPPPITPILLPPPLTTSFSCLPLSPLHSPASPLSPLPFS